In Nocardioides sp. JQ2195, a genomic segment contains:
- a CDS encoding YegS/Rv2252/BmrU family lipid kinase: MIDRPRAILLRWSALCFGLFVLLTVLVTTAWSPLQTLDHDVTRPSAEWTRDHASLADALHTLELATGTLACTVLTVLIGALLWSKGHRRAAGYVVGVVAATMAAVHLLKWGVDRDRPRWWVPEEQLTNGSFPSGHAAYAAALGGVLLVVTVMLVRRRGLRHLVGVLLGFAFLLICADRILLGRHFPTDLLGGLLLASGFVVLGLALYSPLPRSSAQTTSPLVTSVPGSSRDLHVVLNPIKVEDVGQFRSIVATMAREDGWNEPVWHYTTIEDPGTGMAAAAAVGGADLVIVCGGDGTVREVCAELAGTGIPVGILPAGTGNLLARNLDIPLYIRSAIDVALNGQDRAIDMVEVTGDGIDDAHFMVMAGMGFDAAIMEGVNEDIKKKVGWLAYVLSGLKSLMFPAVRVEVSVDDGPFTKHRARTVLVGNVGFLQAGMPLLPDALIDDGLIDVVLLHPKRFLSWIPLALRVLTKRSKTDETIERFTGRKVVVRAATDTPRQLDGDSIGSGRELAMECVHGRLLVRVPR, translated from the coding sequence GTGATCGACCGCCCCCGCGCCATCCTCCTGCGCTGGTCCGCCCTGTGCTTCGGGCTGTTCGTGCTGCTCACGGTCCTGGTCACCACGGCGTGGAGCCCCCTGCAGACCCTGGACCACGACGTCACCCGCCCCTCCGCGGAGTGGACCCGCGACCACGCGAGCCTGGCCGACGCCCTGCACACGCTGGAGCTGGCCACGGGCACCCTCGCCTGCACGGTGCTGACGGTGCTGATCGGCGCACTCCTCTGGTCGAAGGGGCACCGCCGCGCGGCCGGCTACGTGGTGGGGGTCGTCGCGGCGACGATGGCCGCGGTGCACCTGCTGAAGTGGGGCGTCGACCGGGACCGACCGCGCTGGTGGGTCCCCGAGGAACAGCTGACCAACGGTTCCTTCCCGTCCGGCCACGCGGCGTACGCCGCTGCGCTGGGTGGGGTCCTCCTGGTGGTCACCGTCATGCTGGTGCGGCGGCGCGGGTTGCGCCACCTCGTGGGCGTGCTGCTGGGGTTCGCCTTCCTGCTCATCTGTGCGGACCGGATCCTGCTCGGGCGCCACTTCCCGACCGACCTGCTCGGTGGCCTGCTGCTCGCCAGCGGCTTCGTGGTGCTCGGGTTGGCGCTCTACTCACCGCTGCCCAGGAGCAGCGCCCAGACCACCAGCCCACTGGTCACGAGCGTGCCCGGCTCCTCGCGCGACCTGCACGTCGTGCTCAACCCGATCAAGGTGGAGGACGTCGGTCAGTTCCGCTCGATCGTCGCGACGATGGCCCGGGAGGACGGCTGGAACGAGCCGGTGTGGCACTACACGACCATCGAGGACCCGGGCACCGGGATGGCCGCGGCCGCCGCCGTCGGTGGTGCCGACCTGGTGATCGTCTGCGGTGGTGACGGCACGGTGCGTGAGGTCTGCGCCGAGCTCGCCGGCACCGGCATCCCCGTCGGCATCCTCCCGGCCGGCACCGGCAACCTGCTGGCCCGCAACCTCGACATCCCGCTCTACATCCGCTCCGCGATCGACGTCGCCCTCAACGGCCAGGACCGTGCCATCGACATGGTCGAGGTGACCGGCGACGGCATCGACGACGCGCACTTCATGGTGATGGCCGGGATGGGCTTCGACGCCGCGATCATGGAGGGCGTCAACGAGGACATCAAGAAGAAGGTCGGTTGGCTCGCGTACGTGCTCTCGGGGCTCAAGTCCCTGATGTTCCCAGCGGTGCGTGTGGAGGTCTCCGTCGACGACGGCCCGTTCACCAAGCACCGTGCCCGCACCGTCCTGGTCGGCAACGTCGGCTTCCTGCAGGCCGGCATGCCGCTGCTGCCCGACGCCCTCATCGACGACGGCCTGATCGACGTGGTGCTGCTGCACCCGAAGCGGTTCCTCTCGTGGATCCCGCTGGCCCTGCGCGTGCTGACCAAGCGATCGAAGACCGACGAGACGATCGAGCGGTTCACCGGGCGCAAGGTCGTGGTCCGCGCTGCCACCGACACCCCCCGCCAGCTCGACGGTGACTCGATCGGCTCCGGCCGGGAGCTGGCCATGGAGTGCGTGCACGGTCGGCTGCTGGTCCGCGTCCCCCGCTGA
- the serS gene encoding serine--tRNA ligase has protein sequence MIDPRILRDEPDRVRAGQAKRGLSDDVVDRALSADKARREAIAAFEAKRAEQKQLGKLIPRAQGDEKAQLLAQTKTLAAEVKAAEAAQTGAEAEWQQALLSIPNLAADEAPAGGEDDFVVLETIGTPRDFTQEGFEPRDHIELGRMLGAIDLERGAKVSGSRFYFLTGVGAELEFALINLAMAQAREAGFTQMIAPALVKPRAMEGTGFLGQAADDVYRIEGEEMYLVGTSEVAMAAYHSDEILDGETLPRRYAAFSPCFRKEAGSHGKDTKGIIRVHWFDKVEMFIYTTPEEAEAEHLRLLDWEKQFLDKLELAYQVIDTAAGDLGLSAKRKFDCEAWIPTQGKYRELTSTSNCTEFQSRRLDIRGRFEGTIKPVATLNGTLCAIPRTIVAILETHQQADGSVRVPKALQPYLGGREVLEPVV, from the coding sequence ATGATCGATCCACGAATCCTCCGAGACGAACCCGACCGCGTGCGTGCTGGCCAGGCCAAGCGTGGACTCTCCGACGACGTCGTGGACCGCGCCCTCTCGGCCGACAAGGCCCGCCGCGAGGCGATCGCCGCCTTCGAGGCCAAGCGCGCGGAGCAGAAGCAGCTCGGGAAGCTGATCCCCCGGGCGCAGGGCGACGAGAAGGCCCAGCTTCTCGCGCAGACCAAGACCCTGGCCGCCGAGGTGAAGGCCGCGGAGGCAGCCCAGACCGGCGCCGAGGCCGAGTGGCAGCAGGCGCTGCTCAGCATCCCCAACCTGGCTGCCGACGAGGCGCCGGCCGGTGGCGAGGACGACTTCGTCGTGCTCGAGACGATCGGCACGCCGAGGGACTTCACCCAGGAGGGCTTCGAGCCCCGCGACCACATCGAGCTCGGTCGGATGCTCGGCGCGATCGACCTTGAGCGCGGCGCGAAGGTGTCGGGCAGCCGGTTCTACTTCCTCACCGGCGTCGGCGCCGAGCTCGAGTTCGCCCTGATCAACCTGGCGATGGCGCAGGCCCGTGAGGCCGGCTTCACCCAGATGATCGCGCCCGCGCTGGTCAAGCCGCGGGCCATGGAGGGCACCGGCTTCCTCGGCCAGGCCGCCGACGACGTCTACCGGATCGAGGGCGAGGAGATGTACCTCGTCGGCACCTCGGAGGTCGCGATGGCGGCGTACCACTCCGACGAGATCCTCGACGGCGAGACTTTGCCGCGTCGTTACGCCGCGTTCAGCCCCTGCTTCCGCAAGGAGGCAGGCTCGCACGGCAAGGACACCAAGGGCATCATCCGGGTGCACTGGTTCGACAAGGTGGAGATGTTCATCTACACGACCCCCGAGGAGGCCGAGGCCGAGCACCTGCGCCTGCTCGACTGGGAGAAGCAGTTCCTCGACAAGCTCGAGCTGGCCTACCAGGTGATCGACACCGCAGCCGGTGACCTCGGGCTGAGCGCGAAGCGCAAGTTCGACTGTGAGGCCTGGATCCCCACGCAGGGCAAGTACCGCGAGCTCACCTCGACCTCGAACTGCACCGAGTTCCAGTCCCGCCGACTCGACATCCGGGGTCGTTTCGAGGGCACCATCAAGCCGGTGGCCACGCTCAACGGCACCCTCTGCGCGATCCCGCGCACGATCGTGGCGATCCTCGAGACCCACCAGCAGGCCGACGGCTCGGTGCGGGTCCCGAAGGCGTTGCAGCCCTACCTGGGTGGCCGAGAAGTCCTGGAGCCCGTGGTCTGA
- a CDS encoding HAD family hydrolase: MTDKTVVEEPRNEGSSESVVEEPRNEASRNHDWTPKLVALDIDGTLLRWVDGGGTVHGEVVPAVRDAVRRAHDAGAHVVLASGRSLHGMTTIADQLGLPDDGAEPLWIVASNGAVVLRYPPVEVVHEEKFDASKAVRQVLELHPSALIGVENRGNGYRVNRHFPPGELSGEMTITDVEEMIAEPVSRVIIRDPDATVEDFQQLATRLGLHGTDYVIGWTAWMDLAPVGISKASGLAHVAAQLGIDEAEALAIGDGRNDLEMFAWAGRSVAMGQAVPEVKEAADHVTAPVDEDGAAVELDLWFRDASSLGSSTQGFKGGASAEGP; the protein is encoded by the coding sequence ATGACGGACAAGACGGTGGTTGAGGAGCCGAGGAACGAGGGGTCCTCCGAGTCGGTGGTTGAGGAGCCGAGGAACGAGGCGTCTCGAAACCACGACTGGACCCCCAAGCTGGTCGCCCTCGACATCGACGGCACCCTCCTGCGCTGGGTCGACGGCGGAGGCACCGTGCACGGCGAGGTCGTGCCGGCGGTGCGTGACGCCGTACGCCGAGCACACGACGCCGGCGCGCACGTCGTGCTGGCCAGCGGTCGCTCGCTCCACGGGATGACCACGATCGCCGACCAGCTCGGGCTGCCCGACGACGGCGCCGAGCCGCTGTGGATCGTGGCCTCCAACGGTGCGGTCGTGCTCCGCTACCCACCCGTCGAGGTGGTGCACGAGGAGAAGTTCGACGCGAGCAAGGCGGTGCGCCAGGTCCTCGAGCTGCACCCCAGCGCCCTCATCGGGGTGGAGAACCGTGGCAACGGCTACCGGGTCAACCGGCACTTCCCACCGGGCGAGCTGTCGGGCGAGATGACGATCACCGACGTCGAGGAGATGATCGCCGAGCCGGTCAGTCGTGTGATCATCCGCGACCCCGACGCCACCGTCGAGGACTTCCAGCAGCTCGCGACCAGGCTCGGGCTGCACGGCACCGACTACGTGATCGGCTGGACCGCGTGGATGGACCTCGCCCCGGTCGGCATCTCCAAGGCCTCCGGGCTGGCCCACGTCGCGGCCCAGCTGGGCATCGACGAGGCCGAGGCACTGGCCATCGGTGACGGACGCAACGACCTCGAGATGTTTGCCTGGGCCGGCCGCTCCGTGGCCATGGGCCAGGCGGTGCCCGAGGTGAAGGAAGCCGCCGACCACGTCACCGCACCGGTCGACGAGGACGGCGCCGCGGTGGAGCTGGACCTGTGGTTTCGAGACGCCTCGTCCCTCGGCTCCTCAACCCAAGGGTTCAAGGGCGGCGCAAGCGCCGAAGGGCCGTGA
- a CDS encoding Cof-type HAD-IIB family hydrolase: MRPRLVATDLDGTLLDPSGQVSDRTRAALLAVEALGVPVVFVTGRPIRWMDDLWADVGGHGLAVCSNGGIVYDVSSHTVRNALTVPRDTAMSVAATLRKAVPGTFFALEKTGGFAREEGFMGRHREPLGIETGPLESIFDDTVVKLLAIHHEIGPETYWRRAEEMVGTQLEVTWSSSFSLLEMSARGVTKATTLARLCAELGIDQADVVAFGDMPNDVPMLEWAGTSFAMANAHPTLQRVADHVAPGNDVDGVAATLEELFEL, translated from the coding sequence GTGAGGCCGAGGCTGGTCGCCACGGACCTGGACGGCACCCTGCTCGATCCCTCGGGCCAGGTCAGTGACCGGACCCGCGCCGCCCTGCTCGCGGTGGAGGCACTGGGCGTGCCCGTCGTCTTCGTCACCGGTCGCCCGATCCGTTGGATGGACGACCTGTGGGCCGACGTCGGTGGCCACGGCCTGGCCGTCTGCTCCAACGGCGGCATCGTCTACGACGTCTCGTCCCACACCGTGCGCAACGCGCTCACCGTCCCGCGCGACACCGCGATGAGCGTGGCTGCGACGCTGCGCAAGGCAGTTCCCGGCACGTTCTTCGCGCTCGAGAAGACGGGTGGCTTCGCTCGGGAGGAGGGCTTCATGGGCCGGCACCGCGAGCCGCTCGGCATCGAGACCGGGCCCTTGGAGTCGATCTTCGACGACACCGTGGTCAAGCTGTTGGCGATCCACCACGAGATCGGTCCGGAGACCTACTGGCGCCGTGCCGAGGAGATGGTCGGCACCCAGCTCGAGGTCACCTGGTCGTCGTCGTTCTCGCTCCTGGAGATGTCCGCCAGGGGCGTCACCAAGGCCACCACCTTGGCTCGGCTCTGCGCCGAGCTCGGGATCGACCAGGCGGACGTCGTGGCGTTCGGTGACATGCCCAACGACGTCCCGATGCTGGAGTGGGCGGGCACGTCGTTCGCGATGGCCAACGCGCACCCGACCCTGCAGCGGGTTGCCGACCACGTGGCCCCCGGCAACGACGTCGACGGCGTGGCCGCGACGCTCGAGGAGCTCTTCGAGCTCTGA